One window from the genome of Fulvivirga lutea encodes:
- a CDS encoding CDP-glycerol glycerophosphotransferase family protein, which produces MAEYWLTELAQERLRLERKLNELNINGVGCGTMLAHSLTLMLDKRTYLKANKHKIKLALLLSWVKSKIRYRESRSIDLKDKIIWFTTDLNEKQFGFIRPFEEVLPKNSFLILHRNKRFSGQGIYLPDRTSIATVKLNIEVNQVWIGVKEVIHSVLNKELLELLNIDLLRHQFFQQSRRIIQYQSLFDKNLPRVLFTEYDRQPATAMAIEVLKKMNVPTFTFVHGSVYPLDSYVPIIADYCFCWGDSQRDIFKKFGELGSKLIVGGNPKFSNKIYSDTNSVKDKLGIKHSQKVLVLATNHITEKLELAESFVDAIEKSDSSWIGLIKIHPIERMDEYIYLTEKNKRIKIVKDEISLDETIAVSDICAIHNSNFGFDVLLKNKPLLIFKPITQDCGIGQSFVDKAGVPLIKSSNELVYYLNKYGNEPIVNSFQRDRYIKNNCAFAGNNSATKVLEIITNMGL; this is translated from the coding sequence ATGGCAGAATATTGGTTAACTGAACTGGCTCAAGAAAGATTGAGATTAGAAAGAAAACTTAACGAGTTGAACATTAATGGTGTTGGATGTGGGACAATGCTGGCACACTCATTGACATTAATGTTAGATAAAAGAACTTATCTAAAAGCAAATAAGCATAAGATTAAATTGGCCCTTCTTCTTTCTTGGGTGAAATCTAAAATTAGATATCGTGAGTCTAGAAGTATTGATCTTAAAGATAAAATAATTTGGTTTACCACAGATTTAAATGAAAAGCAATTCGGATTTATAAGGCCATTCGAAGAGGTTTTGCCTAAAAATTCTTTTTTAATTCTACATCGAAATAAAAGATTTTCTGGCCAAGGTATTTATTTGCCGGACAGAACAAGCATAGCTACAGTTAAATTAAATATTGAGGTCAATCAGGTATGGATAGGTGTTAAAGAAGTAATACATTCGGTATTGAACAAAGAATTATTGGAACTTTTAAATATAGATTTACTCAGACACCAATTTTTTCAGCAATCGAGAAGAATAATTCAATATCAATCCTTATTCGATAAAAATCTTCCGAGAGTCTTATTTACTGAATATGATCGCCAGCCAGCAACGGCTATGGCGATTGAAGTATTGAAAAAAATGAATGTGCCTACTTTTACCTTTGTTCATGGTTCTGTCTATCCACTGGATAGTTATGTGCCAATTATTGCAGACTATTGCTTTTGCTGGGGAGATTCTCAACGTGATATATTTAAGAAGTTTGGTGAATTAGGTTCAAAACTAATCGTAGGTGGTAATCCAAAGTTTAGTAACAAAATATATTCTGATACCAATTCTGTAAAAGACAAACTGGGAATAAAGCATTCTCAAAAAGTGTTAGTTCTTGCTACAAATCACATCACTGAGAAATTAGAATTAGCTGAATCATTTGTAGATGCAATAGAAAAAAGTGACTCTTCATGGATTGGGTTAATTAAAATTCATCCAATCGAGAGAATGGATGAATATATTTATTTGACTGAGAAAAATAAGCGCATTAAAATCGTCAAAGATGAAATTAGTCTTGATGAAACTATAGCAGTTTCTGACATATGTGCGATACATAATTCTAATTTCGGTTTTGATGTGCTTTTGAAAAATAAACCTCTTTTAATATTTAAGCCAATTACACAGGATTGTGGAATCGGGCAAAGTTTTGTTGATAAAGCTGGTGTTCCTTTAATCAAATCATCAAATGAACTGGTCTATTATTTGAATAAATATGGTAATGAACCCATAGTAAATTCTTTTCAAAGAGACCGATATATAAAAAATAATTGTGCCTTTGCGGGTAATAATAGCGCAACTAAAGTCCTTGAAATCATTACTAATATGGGTCTTTAA
- a CDS encoding T9SS type A sorting domain-containing protein codes for MKIRSKFLVLFYVLSIACTYESIGQTFPSAHSLLTGDFVFSGFTNSASTAYPTSMRGYTLSSGFIDEGGDYTSSNMSNRSLRANSSSLTNFTIRNEGANGISIFDAHNASSANLGAIIVSLNTTGISDVVVSWTGRTIYSRSNRQFGIRIQYRVGNTGPFIDLSEEYSSTLSSTPAAPQQFNTVLPVGANDQTTVQVRWLYIGKVTGATLADRLAIDEISITGSTASGITLNECGTTISAGNVDMSFTELQGAERYEVELSGGNLGVDTYSNFPSTGKYNLNWPFYYQNAPLEYNQSYSVRIRPVDAGLNPVGDWGAPCSITTPAEIPAPQLQPQFCGSTLGSIKDAVQSEYVPFATNYRYELSGGNIVGTVTKETGVKNMTVIFSSLPDFTHGETYNVRVQAFVNGVWGEYGSVCQLTTDNTPAPLQIRPISCGATLTNWTDLIQADRGGPATQQWQFQVFRNKSGGGVTIVETILKSTNTFRLSELAAYSNLFLQENTNYFVRVRGYYNGIAGAYGDLCTITTPSSAPENSGSIIELFSWQCGTTISNSTAIYSTIPDVNYDGIEFRFRTSGDLTPVESIVSADNKIRLSELTLLSPNTTYSVDVRTVIQTGVLYGNYSSICNITTEAVAASRNTTNENLTSREFTSEDKNFNTSDWSVEVQNKESLMLDIDDFVNEENRNVINIYPNPFTDVINVEYNRELTSVQILDFNGREMDIDKTVVNNRLILNTANLSSGYYFIRTFNGEGVKTTRLLKE; via the coding sequence ATGAAAATAAGATCGAAATTTCTAGTGTTATTTTATGTGCTTAGTATAGCATGTACCTATGAATCTATTGGGCAGACTTTTCCTTCGGCTCACTCTCTACTCACTGGAGATTTTGTATTTAGTGGGTTTACAAACTCAGCATCTACTGCATATCCAACTTCAATGCGAGGATATACTCTCTCTAGTGGATTCATCGATGAAGGTGGCGATTATACAAGCTCTAATATGTCTAACAGGTCATTGAGAGCTAACTCTTCAAGCCTCACAAATTTTACAATAAGAAATGAGGGTGCAAATGGTATTAGTATTTTCGATGCTCACAATGCAAGCTCGGCTAACCTTGGAGCAATTATTGTTTCTTTAAATACAACAGGAATATCAGATGTTGTGGTATCATGGACAGGAAGAACAATCTATTCAAGAAGCAACAGGCAGTTTGGAATAAGAATCCAGTATAGAGTTGGAAATACCGGTCCGTTCATAGATTTGTCAGAAGAGTATTCTTCGACTCTTTCATCAACCCCAGCCGCACCTCAACAATTTAATACAGTGTTACCAGTTGGCGCAAATGATCAGACAACAGTTCAAGTGCGTTGGCTTTATATAGGAAAAGTTACAGGAGCAACTCTGGCTGATAGACTTGCTATTGATGAAATTTCCATTACTGGTTCTACTGCATCAGGGATCACCTTAAATGAATGTGGCACAACAATTAGTGCAGGTAATGTAGACATGTCATTTACCGAGTTGCAAGGTGCTGAAAGGTATGAAGTAGAACTATCTGGTGGTAATTTAGGTGTCGATACATACAGTAACTTTCCTTCAACCGGGAAATACAATTTGAACTGGCCATTCTATTATCAGAATGCTCCGTTAGAATATAACCAATCGTACTCTGTCAGAATCAGACCTGTGGATGCAGGGTTGAATCCTGTAGGGGATTGGGGGGCTCCTTGTTCTATTACCACACCTGCTGAAATACCTGCGCCCCAATTACAACCACAGTTTTGTGGCTCAACACTTGGAAGTATTAAAGACGCTGTTCAGTCTGAATATGTGCCGTTTGCCACTAATTATAGATACGAGTTATCTGGTGGGAATATAGTGGGGACGGTTACAAAAGAGACTGGGGTAAAAAATATGACTGTTATATTTTCATCACTCCCTGACTTTACCCATGGAGAAACTTACAATGTTAGAGTTCAAGCTTTTGTAAATGGAGTTTGGGGCGAGTATGGCAGTGTATGTCAACTAACAACAGATAATACACCAGCACCACTCCAAATCAGACCCATTTCTTGCGGTGCTACTTTAACTAATTGGACTGATCTTATTCAGGCTGATAGAGGAGGGCCTGCTACTCAACAATGGCAATTTCAAGTCTTTAGAAATAAATCCGGAGGTGGAGTAACCATTGTTGAAACTATTTTAAAGTCAACTAATACTTTTCGCTTGTCTGAACTTGCTGCTTATTCAAACCTGTTTTTACAAGAAAACACCAATTATTTTGTAAGGGTCAGAGGATATTACAATGGAATAGCTGGTGCTTATGGGGATTTGTGTACAATAACTACCCCTTCATCTGCTCCAGAAAATTCGGGCTCCATTATTGAACTCTTTTCATGGCAATGCGGGACAACAATTTCAAATAGTACAGCTATATATAGTACAATTCCGGATGTGAATTATGACGGAATTGAATTTAGGTTTAGAACATCTGGTGATTTGACTCCTGTTGAATCAATAGTTTCAGCAGACAATAAAATTAGATTGAGTGAATTGACTTTATTAAGTCCAAATACCACTTATAGTGTAGATGTTAGGACAGTTATTCAAACTGGTGTTTTATATGGTAATTATTCATCAATATGTAACATTACAACAGAAGCAGTTGCTGCTTCAAGAAACACTACTAACGAGAATTTGACTTCAAGAGAGTTTACAAGTGAAGATAAAAACTTTAATACTTCGGATTGGTCTGTTGAAGTTCAGAATAAAGAATCTCTGATGCTAGATATTGATGATTTTGTAAATGAAGAAAATAGGAATGTGATCAATATTTATCCTAACCCTTTTACTGATGTTATTAACGTTGAATACAATAGAGAATTGACTTCGGTTCAAATTCTAGACTTTAATGGTCGAGAAATGGATATTGATAAAACTGTTGTAAATAATAGATTAATATTAAACACTGCTAATCTTTCAAGTGGTTATTATTTCATCAGAACATTTAATGGTGAAGGAGTTAAAACCACGAGATTACTGAAAGAATGA
- a CDS encoding CgeB family protein — translation MICIVPHILSKSIINIVSDASNIRLITFNYLIWAYYISKISKWQWPVNYSLQIGFNHAIDKAIKDKKVTEGGVLLVIAGMKLSKKNEMLLKATNTLKILWYTDSVSRAMGIQHQEAVFEEVWYHDGGDFENSNHSGKKWVPYGFDSTIYFQNQSVNKDIDILFTGYLKQPQYKTRLEYLELLMNSDLVKNNNVVAAVTTQDLNLREKIKNSGIKYTGRLPENEYAAYIKRAKIVINILQNDGIMPINPLFFAIPNAGSIQIIDKRPYLNLWLVSKKHFLETTPANFIELIQMILEDKIVLDIESARGEAKKHSFQSLLSPYLN, via the coding sequence TTGATTTGCATTGTACCACATATTCTTTCTAAATCAATTATTAATATTGTTTCTGACGCTTCAAACATTAGATTAATTACGTTTAACTATTTGATATGGGCATATTACATTTCTAAAATATCTAAATGGCAATGGCCAGTGAACTATTCACTTCAAATTGGATTCAACCATGCGATTGATAAAGCCATAAAAGATAAAAAAGTAACTGAAGGGGGTGTTTTGTTGGTAATTGCAGGTATGAAGCTGAGCAAAAAAAATGAAATGTTACTTAAAGCAACTAATACGCTCAAAATTTTATGGTACACAGATTCAGTTTCAAGAGCAATGGGTATTCAGCATCAAGAAGCAGTTTTTGAAGAGGTTTGGTATCATGATGGGGGAGACTTCGAAAATTCAAATCACAGTGGAAAAAAATGGGTACCATATGGATTTGATTCAACCATCTACTTTCAAAATCAAAGCGTAAATAAGGATATCGATATTTTATTCACTGGTTACTTGAAACAACCACAGTATAAAACAAGATTAGAATATCTTGAATTACTGATGAATTCAGATTTAGTTAAAAATAATAATGTAGTTGCTGCTGTTACTACTCAAGACTTGAACTTGAGGGAGAAAATAAAAAACTCGGGAATAAAGTATACAGGAAGATTGCCCGAAAATGAATACGCTGCTTATATTAAAAGAGCAAAAATTGTAATTAACATTCTTCAGAATGATGGAATTATGCCTATCAATCCTTTGTTTTTTGCTATTCCCAATGCCGGTAGTATTCAAATTATTGATAAAAGGCCATATTTAAATCTTTGGCTGGTTTCAAAGAAACACTTTCTCGAAACCACCCCAGCAAATTTCATTGAATTAATACAAATGATTTTAGAGGATAAAATAGTCCTTGACATAGAAAGTGCACGGGGAGAGGCGAAAAAACACTCATTTCAAAGCTTGTTAAGCCCTTATTTAAATTAA